The following are encoded in a window of Bradyrhizobium sp. WBOS07 genomic DNA:
- a CDS encoding FMN-binding negative transcriptional regulator has product MYTPPFFKQDRAASLKFAEARGFGTMCAFDGSKPIASPLPFYLTYAADGTPQAAFHVARHNPLLKLAGSDASWLLAVNGPDAYVSPDWYVSPDQVPTWLYQSVHLSGPVRLLTDDELSVQIDTLSDKFESWLLPKKPWTSGKMAAGRLETMKKAIVGLVMNVEEVEGSFKLNQHKSDADYAAIANALSAGDADARQISDLMRQARPQVFANDTNMLEGSAS; this is encoded by the coding sequence ATGTACACGCCACCCTTTTTCAAGCAGGACCGCGCCGCAAGCCTGAAATTCGCCGAAGCGCGCGGCTTCGGCACCATGTGTGCCTTCGACGGCAGCAAGCCGATCGCTTCGCCGCTGCCGTTCTATCTGACCTACGCCGCTGACGGCACGCCGCAGGCCGCCTTTCATGTCGCGCGTCACAATCCGCTGTTAAAGCTGGCGGGCAGTGATGCGTCCTGGCTGCTCGCGGTCAACGGCCCCGATGCCTATGTTTCGCCGGACTGGTACGTCTCGCCGGATCAGGTTCCGACCTGGCTCTACCAGTCGGTACATCTGAGCGGGCCCGTACGCCTTCTGACGGACGACGAATTGTCGGTGCAGATCGACACGCTCAGCGACAAGTTCGAGAGCTGGCTGCTGCCGAAGAAGCCGTGGACGTCGGGCAAGATGGCGGCGGGCCGCCTGGAGACGATGAAGAAGGCGATCGTGGGTCTGGTGATGAATGTTGAAGAGGTCGAAGGCAGCTTCAAGCTCAACCAGCACAAATCGGACGCCGACTATGCGGCGATCGCCAATGCGCTCAGCGCCGGCGATGCCGACGCCAGGCAGATCTCGGATTTGATGCGGCAGGCAAGGCCGCAGGTTTTCGCAAACGACACGAACATGCTCGAAGGGAGCGCGTCATGA
- the argC gene encoding N-acetyl-gamma-glutamyl-phosphate reductase, translating to MSLADTTKAPTTGAAKKPATVFVDGGSGTTGLGINERLKLQNDVVVKALSDDKRKDPAAKKALMEEVDLVILCLPDDAAKETVALVDSMGARAPKVLDASTAYRVAPDWAYGFPELTPDQAGKIKAASKVSNPGCYPTGAIALLRPIVDAGLLPSDYPVTVNAVSGYSGGGKSMIASFEDGSAPSFELYGLGFEHKHLPEMQLYSNLTRRPIFIPSVGNYRQGMLVSVPLQLDTLPGKPGGADLQAALAKRYAGSKYVKVMPLQNEASKGGRLEPEALNDTNMLELYVFASDKHHQAVLVARLDNLGKGASGAAVQNMRLMLGLAEA from the coding sequence ATGAGCCTCGCCGACACCACCAAAGCTCCGACCACCGGTGCGGCCAAGAAGCCCGCCACCGTCTTCGTCGACGGCGGCTCCGGCACGACCGGCCTCGGCATCAATGAGCGGCTGAAGCTCCAGAACGACGTCGTCGTGAAGGCGCTTTCCGACGACAAGCGCAAGGACCCCGCAGCCAAGAAGGCGCTGATGGAGGAGGTGGACCTCGTCATCCTCTGCCTGCCCGACGATGCCGCCAAGGAGACGGTCGCCCTGGTCGACAGCATGGGAGCTCGGGCGCCGAAGGTGCTGGACGCCTCGACCGCGTACCGGGTCGCGCCTGACTGGGCCTACGGTTTTCCCGAGCTGACGCCGGACCAGGCCGGCAAGATCAAGGCCGCCAGCAAGGTCTCCAATCCCGGCTGCTATCCGACCGGCGCGATTGCCCTGCTGCGGCCGATCGTCGATGCCGGTCTGCTGCCATCAGATTATCCCGTCACCGTCAACGCGGTGAGCGGTTATTCCGGCGGCGGCAAGTCGATGATCGCGAGCTTCGAGGACGGCAGCGCGCCGTCGTTCGAGCTCTACGGCCTCGGCTTCGAGCACAAGCATCTGCCCGAGATGCAGCTCTATTCCAACCTGACGCGGCGGCCGATCTTCATCCCGTCCGTCGGCAATTACCGGCAGGGCATGCTGGTCTCGGTGCCGCTGCAGCTCGACACGCTGCCCGGCAAGCCTGGCGGAGCCGACCTGCAAGCCGCGCTCGCCAAGCGTTATGCCGGCTCGAAATACGTCAAGGTGATGCCGCTGCAGAACGAAGCGTCAAAGGGCGGCCGGCTCGAGCCGGAGGCGCTCAACGACACCAACATGCTCGAGCTCTACGTCTTCGCCAGCGACAAACATCACCAGGCCGTGCTGGTCGCCCGGCTCGACAATCTCGGCAAGGGGGCATCCGGCGCGGCGGTCCAGAACATGCGGCTGATGCTGGGCCTGGCAGAGGCGTAA
- the argC gene encoding N-acetyl-gamma-glutamyl-phosphate reductase — protein sequence MSTKKIGILGASGYTGADAVRLLARHPNAEITALTANTHAGKAMSEVFPHFFMLNLPKLVEWETVDWSRLDAVFCGLPHGTTQEIIAAVLKVNPEIKVLDMSADFRLRDKTTYAQWYGHEHRALELQDEAVYGLTEFYREKIAAARLVACPGCYPTAALLALVPLAKAKLIDVDDIVIDAKSGVTGAGRGLKQNTLFSEAGEGLSPYSVGTHRHAPEIEQEIGLAAGSAVTVNFTPHLIPMARGELCTCYVKLNGATPDDLRAALEKAYVNEPFVHVAKKGVLPQTQNVRGSNYVQIGVVADRINNRAIVISTLDNLVKGSAGQAIQNMNLMFGLPETEGLEQIALFP from the coding sequence ATGAGCACTAAGAAGATCGGCATTCTCGGCGCCTCCGGCTACACCGGCGCCGACGCGGTGCGCCTGTTGGCGCGGCATCCGAATGCCGAGATCACCGCACTCACTGCCAATACCCATGCCGGCAAAGCCATGAGCGAGGTGTTTCCGCATTTCTTCATGCTGAACCTGCCTAAACTTGTGGAATGGGAAACGGTCGACTGGAGCAGGCTCGATGCGGTATTCTGCGGACTGCCCCACGGGACCACGCAGGAAATCATCGCCGCGGTCCTTAAGGTGAATCCTGAGATCAAGGTCCTCGACATGTCCGCCGATTTTAGGCTGCGGGACAAGACCACCTATGCGCAATGGTACGGCCATGAGCACCGGGCACTCGAATTGCAGGACGAGGCGGTCTATGGTCTGACCGAATTCTATCGCGAGAAAATCGCGGCGGCGCGGCTGGTCGCCTGTCCCGGCTGCTACCCCACGGCAGCGCTGCTCGCGCTGGTGCCGCTCGCGAAGGCCAAGCTGATCGACGTCGACGACATCGTCATCGACGCGAAATCGGGCGTCACGGGCGCCGGACGCGGGCTGAAACAGAACACGTTGTTCAGCGAGGCGGGTGAGGGGCTATCGCCCTATTCGGTCGGGACCCACCGGCACGCACCCGAGATCGAGCAGGAGATCGGCCTCGCCGCCGGCTCTGCCGTGACGGTGAACTTTACGCCGCATCTGATCCCGATGGCGCGTGGCGAACTCTGCACGTGCTATGTAAAACTCAACGGCGCGACGCCCGACGATTTGCGGGCCGCTCTCGAGAAAGCCTACGTCAACGAGCCCTTCGTGCATGTCGCCAAGAAGGGCGTGCTGCCGCAGACGCAGAATGTGCGCGGTTCCAACTATGTGCAGATCGGTGTCGTTGCCGACCGCATCAATAACCGGGCGATCGTCATTTCCACGCTCGATAATCTGGTGAAGGGCTCGGCGGGGCAGGCGATCCAGAATATGAACCTGATGTTCGGACTGCCCGAGACGGAAGGGCTGGAGCAGATCGCGCTGTTCCCGTGA
- a CDS encoding bifunctional 2-polyprenyl-6-hydroxyphenol methylase/3-demethylubiquinol 3-O-methyltransferase UbiG: protein MDEETLQFYRGNAEAYAGREITSRQARLTAFLARLAPGASILELGCGAGGDTAELLARGFAVRPTDGSPEMAKVASRRLGRPVQTLLFEQLHETEAYDAVWANACLLHVPRPELAEVLARIWRALKPAGFFYASYKAGEAEGRDTLNRYYNYPSPDWLRATYIEAGSWSGVTIDTGEVKGFDDKAASMLFVVAQKRG from the coding sequence GTGGACGAAGAGACGCTGCAATTCTACCGCGGCAACGCAGAGGCCTATGCTGGGCGCGAGATCACGTCGCGCCAAGCGCGGCTGACGGCGTTTCTCGCCCGGCTCGCGCCAGGTGCTTCCATTCTCGAACTCGGATGCGGCGCCGGCGGCGATACCGCGGAATTGCTGGCGCGCGGCTTTGCGGTTCGCCCGACCGACGGATCGCCGGAAATGGCGAAGGTCGCCTCCCGCCGTCTCGGGCGTCCCGTCCAGACCCTGCTGTTCGAGCAGCTCCACGAGACCGAGGCCTATGACGCCGTCTGGGCCAATGCGTGCCTGCTGCACGTGCCCAGACCCGAACTCGCCGAGGTTCTCGCGCGAATCTGGCGCGCGCTGAAACCGGCCGGCTTCTTCTACGCTAGCTACAAGGCCGGCGAGGCCGAAGGGCGTGACACGTTGAACCGCTATTACAATTATCCCTCGCCGGACTGGCTGCGGGCGACCTACATCGAGGCGGGCAGCTGGAGCGGGGTGACGATCGATACCGGCGAGGTCAAGGGCTTCGACGACAAGGCCGCATCGATGCTGTTCGTCGTCGCGCAGAAGAGGGGCTGA
- a CDS encoding MAPEG family protein gives MTRELFWLTLTVILTGILWIPYTINRCQVRGLSGAMANPSRNDKPQSDWANRLMFAHDNAVENLIVFAPLVLILNAIDYSTKWTVLACAVYFWARVAHTIVYTLGIPVFRTLAFTVGFLAQAVLALAIFRVF, from the coding sequence ATGACGCGCGAATTGTTCTGGCTGACACTGACGGTGATCCTGACCGGGATCCTCTGGATTCCCTATACGATCAACCGGTGTCAGGTCCGCGGTCTCAGCGGCGCGATGGCCAACCCCTCTCGCAACGACAAGCCGCAATCGGACTGGGCGAACCGGCTGATGTTCGCGCACGACAACGCGGTCGAGAACCTCATCGTCTTCGCACCGCTGGTGCTGATCCTCAACGCGATCGACTATTCCACGAAATGGACGGTGCTCGCCTGCGCGGTCTATTTCTGGGCTCGTGTCGCGCACACCATCGTCTACACGCTCGGAATTCCGGTGTTCCGCACTCTCGCCTTCACCGTCGGCTTCCTTGCCCAGGCCGTGCTGGCGCTGGCGATCTTCAGGGTGTTCTGA
- a CDS encoding alpha/beta hydrolase: MSMATTDTPKPETKFDAEAFAMNVARAMESGGKALAAYLKPRESGEVQDRPPAELADVVKTFTSVAEYWLSDTSRSSDLQTKLAKDYLDLWGSAVRRMAGQDAAPAIAPSPRDKRFADPEWKSNQFFDFVMQLYLLTTKWAQDLVRDAEGLDPHTRRKAEFYVQQVTNALSPSNFVLTNPEVLRETLASSGENLARGLSMLAEDIAAGKGMLKIRQSNPDNLVVGVNMATTPGKVIYQNEMMQLIQYSPTTETVLRTPLLIVPPWINKFYILDLKPEKSYIKWCVDQGITVFVISWVNPDKRLGNKSWEDYMKEGPLTAMDVIEKVTGEMKVHTAGYCVGGTMLATTLAWLAEKRRQRVSSATFFAAQVDFTHAGDLLVFVDEEQISSLEQDMKAAGVLEGSKMAMAFNMLRSNDLIWSYVVSNYLKGQQPSAFDLLHWNSDATRMTASNHSYYLRNCYLENRLSTGTMVLDNTLLDLSKVKVPVYNLATREDHIAPAESVLYGSQFFGGPVKYVLSGSGHIAGVVNPPASNKYQYWTNDNIKDVSVTEWIKGAVEHKGSWWPDWRQWLGELDPEQVPARLPGSEAFPPIEDAPGSYVRVRA, from the coding sequence ATGAGTATGGCCACGACCGATACGCCTAAACCCGAGACGAAGTTCGATGCGGAAGCCTTCGCGATGAATGTCGCGCGGGCGATGGAGAGCGGCGGCAAGGCGCTTGCGGCCTACCTCAAGCCGCGCGAGAGCGGCGAGGTGCAGGATCGGCCGCCGGCAGAGCTTGCCGACGTCGTCAAGACCTTCACCTCGGTTGCCGAATATTGGTTGTCGGATACGTCCCGCTCGTCCGATCTGCAGACCAAGCTCGCCAAGGATTATCTCGACCTCTGGGGCTCGGCGGTGCGCCGCATGGCCGGCCAGGACGCTGCCCCTGCGATCGCGCCCTCGCCGCGCGACAAGCGCTTCGCCGATCCGGAATGGAAGTCGAACCAGTTCTTCGATTTCGTCATGCAGCTCTATCTGCTCACGACCAAATGGGCGCAGGATCTGGTGCGCGATGCCGAAGGCCTCGATCCGCATACCCGCCGCAAGGCCGAGTTCTACGTCCAGCAGGTCACCAACGCGCTGTCGCCGTCCAATTTCGTGCTGACCAATCCGGAGGTGCTGCGCGAGACCCTGGCGAGCAGCGGCGAGAACCTGGCGCGCGGCCTTTCGATGCTGGCCGAGGACATCGCGGCCGGCAAGGGCATGCTGAAGATCCGCCAGTCCAACCCGGACAATCTCGTCGTCGGCGTCAACATGGCGACGACGCCGGGCAAGGTGATCTATCAGAACGAGATGATGCAGCTGATCCAGTATTCGCCGACCACGGAGACGGTGCTGCGCACCCCGCTCCTGATCGTGCCGCCATGGATCAACAAGTTCTACATCCTCGATCTCAAGCCGGAGAAATCCTACATCAAGTGGTGCGTCGACCAGGGCATCACCGTGTTCGTGATCTCATGGGTCAATCCCGACAAGCGGCTCGGCAACAAGAGCTGGGAAGACTACATGAAGGAAGGCCCGCTCACGGCGATGGACGTGATCGAGAAGGTCACCGGCGAGATGAAGGTGCACACCGCCGGCTATTGCGTCGGCGGCACCATGCTCGCGACCACGCTGGCCTGGCTCGCCGAGAAGCGCCGCCAGCGCGTCTCGTCGGCGACGTTCTTCGCGGCCCAGGTCGACTTCACCCATGCCGGCGACCTCCTGGTGTTCGTCGACGAGGAGCAGATCTCTTCGCTCGAGCAGGACATGAAGGCGGCCGGCGTGCTCGAAGGCTCGAAGATGGCGATGGCCTTCAACATGCTGCGCTCCAACGATCTGATCTGGTCCTACGTGGTCAGCAATTATCTCAAGGGCCAGCAGCCGAGCGCGTTCGACCTCTTGCACTGGAATTCCGACGCGACCCGCATGACCGCGTCGAACCATTCCTACTATCTGCGCAATTGCTATCTGGAGAACCGGCTCTCCACCGGCACGATGGTGCTCGACAACACCCTGCTCGATCTCTCCAAGGTCAAGGTCCCCGTCTACAACCTCGCCACCCGCGAGGACCACATCGCGCCGGCGGAATCGGTGCTGTACGGCTCGCAATTCTTCGGCGGTCCGGTGAAATATGTGCTGTCGGGCTCGGGCCATATCGCAGGCGTGGTCAATCCGCCGGCCTCCAACAAGTACCAGTACTGGACCAACGACAACATCAAGGACGTCAGCGTCACCGAGTGGATAAAGGGCGCGGTCGAGCACAAGGGCTCGTGGTGGCCGGACTGGCGGCAATGGCTGGGCGAGCTCGATCCGGAGCAGGTTCCGGCGCGCCTGCCGGGGAGCGAAGCATTCCCGCCGATCGAGGATGCGCCCGGCAGCTATGTCAGGGTCCGCGCATAG
- a CDS encoding LL-diaminopimelate aminotransferase, which yields MEEFYRIRRLPPYVFEQVNRAKAAARNAGADIIDLGMGNPDLPAPAHVLEKLKETLGKPRTDRYSASRGIPGLRRAQAGYYARRFGVKLNPDTQIVATLGSKEGFANVAQAITAPGDVILCPNPSYPIHAFGFLMAGGVIRSVPSEPTPQFFEAAERAIIHSIPKPLALVVCYPSNPTAYVASLDFYKDLVAFAKKHEILILSDLAYAEVYFDESNPPPSVLQVPGAMDCTVEFTSMSKTYSMAGWRMGFAVGNERVIAALARVKSYLDYGAFTPVQVAATAALNGPDDCIKEMRDTYRKRRDALVESFGRAGWEIPPPEASMFAWVPLPEAFRSVGSMQFATLMVEKSGVAVSPGVGFGEHGEGYVRIAMVENEQRIRQAARGVRRFLESGIETLHNVVPLANRR from the coding sequence ATGGAAGAATTTTACCGCATCCGCCGCCTTCCGCCTTACGTGTTCGAGCAGGTCAACCGGGCCAAGGCGGCCGCGCGGAATGCCGGCGCCGACATCATCGACCTCGGCATGGGCAACCCGGATCTGCCGGCCCCGGCACATGTGCTGGAGAAGCTCAAGGAGACGCTGGGCAAGCCGCGCACCGACCGCTACTCGGCGTCCCGCGGCATCCCCGGACTGCGCCGGGCCCAGGCCGGCTACTACGCCCGCCGCTTCGGGGTGAAGCTCAACCCTGACACCCAGATCGTGGCGACGCTCGGCTCGAAGGAGGGCTTTGCCAACGTGGCGCAGGCGATCACCGCGCCCGGCGACGTCATCCTCTGTCCGAACCCGAGCTATCCGATTCACGCCTTCGGCTTCTTGATGGCGGGCGGCGTGATCCGCTCGGTGCCCTCCGAGCCGACGCCGCAATTCTTCGAGGCGGCCGAACGGGCGATCATCCATTCGATCCCCAAGCCGCTCGCGCTCGTGGTCTGCTATCCCTCGAACCCGACCGCCTATGTCGCGAGCCTCGATTTCTACAAGGACCTCGTCGCCTTCGCCAAGAAGCACGAGATCCTGATCCTGTCCGATCTCGCTTATGCCGAGGTCTATTTCGACGAGAGCAACCCGCCGCCCTCGGTGCTCCAGGTGCCCGGCGCGATGGACTGCACGGTCGAGTTCACCTCGATGTCGAAGACCTATTCGATGGCCGGCTGGCGCATGGGCTTTGCGGTCGGCAACGAGCGCGTGATCGCCGCGCTCGCCCGCGTCAAATCCTACCTCGATTACGGCGCGTTCACGCCGGTCCAGGTGGCCGCGACCGCGGCGCTGAACGGTCCGGATGATTGCATCAAGGAGATGCGCGACACCTATCGCAAGCGCCGCGATGCGCTGGTTGAATCGTTCGGCCGTGCGGGGTGGGAGATCCCGCCGCCGGAGGCCTCGATGTTCGCCTGGGTGCCTCTGCCGGAGGCCTTCCGCAGCGTCGGCAGCATGCAGTTCGCCACCCTGATGGTGGAGAAATCCGGCGTTGCGGTCTCGCCCGGCGTCGGCTTCGGCGAGCATGGTGAAGGATATGTCCGCATCGCCATGGTGGAAAACGAGCAACGGATCAGGCAGGCCGCGCGCGGCGTGCGACGCTTCCTTGAAAGCGGCATCGAAACGTTGCACAACGTGGTTCCACTCGCCAATCGGCGCTAA
- a CDS encoding homoserine dehydrogenase, producing MVAPLKVGIAGLGTVGAEVIRLIETQARVLAGRSGRGIRVVAVTARSKTKKRGIDLRGFEWAKDPIALATHPGIDCFVELMGGAGDPALSAVDAALSAGKSVVTANKALLAKHGLKLAKAAEKHGGALNFEAAVGAAIPVIKTLREGLAGTGINRVYGILNGTCNYILTRMEQEGLSFAECLKDAQRLGYAEANPSFDVDGHDTAQKLAILASLAFGTKVAQSAVYVEGISSIAPEDLRAASELGYRVKLLGVAVRTAKGIEQRVHPTMVPKSSSIAQVMGVTNAVTIDGEGIPPITLVGPGAGGAATASAVVADIADVARGIRANPFGRPIAQLRDTKKAPMERHEGGYYIRLLARDFPGTAAAIATRLAEQKISIESIVQRHPNGGAAPDSGKAVPVPVILITYATHEDAVRRALAAVQKDKVISGRPQVIRIEKN from the coding sequence ATGGTCGCACCCCTGAAAGTGGGCATAGCGGGGCTCGGCACCGTGGGTGCCGAAGTCATCCGCTTGATCGAAACGCAGGCGCGCGTGCTCGCAGGGCGCAGCGGCCGCGGCATCCGCGTGGTTGCGGTCACCGCGCGCTCGAAGACGAAGAAGCGCGGCATCGATCTGCGCGGCTTCGAATGGGCGAAGGACCCGATCGCGCTTGCCACCCATCCCGGCATCGATTGCTTCGTCGAGCTGATGGGCGGCGCCGGCGATCCCGCGCTGTCGGCGGTCGACGCCGCGCTGAGCGCCGGCAAGTCGGTCGTCACCGCGAACAAGGCGCTGCTGGCCAAGCACGGACTCAAGCTCGCCAAGGCGGCTGAAAAGCACGGCGGAGCGCTGAATTTCGAGGCAGCCGTCGGCGCCGCGATCCCCGTCATCAAGACGTTGCGCGAGGGGCTTGCCGGCACCGGCATCAACCGCGTCTACGGCATCCTCAACGGCACCTGCAATTACATCCTGACCCGGATGGAGCAGGAGGGTCTGTCCTTCGCCGAATGCCTCAAGGACGCACAGCGGCTCGGATATGCCGAGGCCAATCCATCGTTTGACGTCGACGGCCACGATACCGCGCAAAAGCTCGCGATCCTTGCCAGCCTCGCCTTCGGCACGAAAGTTGCTCAAAGCGCGGTGTATGTCGAAGGCATCTCATCGATCGCACCGGAAGATCTGCGCGCGGCATCCGAGCTCGGCTACCGCGTCAAGCTGCTCGGCGTTGCGGTGCGCACCGCCAAGGGCATCGAGCAGCGCGTGCATCCGACCATGGTGCCGAAATCTTCCTCGATCGCGCAGGTGATGGGTGTCACCAATGCGGTCACGATCGACGGCGAGGGCATTCCGCCGATCACGCTGGTGGGACCAGGCGCCGGCGGCGCCGCCACCGCGTCAGCCGTGGTCGCCGACATCGCCGACGTCGCGCGCGGCATCCGCGCCAATCCGTTCGGCCGGCCCATTGCGCAATTGCGCGACACCAAGAAGGCGCCGATGGAGCGCCACGAGGGCGGCTATTACATCCGCCTTCTGGCACGCGATTTCCCCGGCACCGCGGCTGCGATCGCGACCCGGCTTGCCGAGCAGAAGATTTCGATCGAGTCGATCGTGCAGCGTCATCCCAATGGAGGCGCTGCGCCTGATAGCGGCAAGGCGGTCCCCGTGCCCGTCATCCTGATCACCTATGCCACGCACGAGGATGCCGTGCGCCGCGCCCTTGCGGCCGTGCAGAAGGACAAGGTGATCAGCGGACGGCCGCAGGTGATCCGGATCGAGAAGAACTGA
- the glpX gene encoding class II fructose-bisphosphatase, with protein MSTHISVPPQALLERILTLEIVRVTERAAVSSARLRGHGNEKAADQAAVDAMRRELNKLPIQGTIVIGEGERDEAPMLYIGEQVGLKAGPEVDIAVDPLEGTTLCAKNMPGSIATMAMADGGTLLHAPDVYMQKLAIGPGYDKGVVELDASPADNVRRLAKAKGVKPEGITVLVLDRPRHASIIESVRSTGAAVRLITDGDVAGVIHCADPDNTGVDMYLGTGGAPEGVLAAVALRCIGGQMQCRLILDSGEKIERAAKMGVNDPKMIYGIEDMARGDCLFAATGVTTGSLLSGVKFRKDGVIETETVVMRSVTGTVRYIKAEHRELAKFHLD; from the coding sequence ATGTCGACCCATATTTCAGTCCCGCCGCAAGCGTTGCTCGAGCGCATCCTGACGCTGGAGATCGTGCGGGTGACGGAGCGGGCGGCAGTGTCGTCGGCGCGCCTGCGCGGCCACGGCAACGAGAAGGCGGCCGACCAGGCCGCGGTCGACGCCATGCGGCGCGAGCTCAACAAGCTGCCGATCCAGGGCACCATCGTGATCGGCGAGGGCGAGCGCGACGAGGCGCCGATGCTCTATATCGGCGAGCAGGTCGGCCTCAAGGCCGGTCCCGAGGTCGACATCGCGGTCGATCCGCTCGAAGGCACCACGCTGTGCGCCAAGAACATGCCGGGCTCGATCGCCACCATGGCGATGGCCGACGGCGGCACGCTGCTGCACGCTCCCGACGTCTACATGCAGAAGCTCGCGATCGGTCCCGGCTACGACAAGGGCGTGGTCGAGCTCGATGCGAGCCCGGCCGACAACGTCCGCCGCCTCGCCAAGGCCAAGGGCGTCAAGCCGGAGGGGATCACCGTTCTCGTGCTCGACCGTCCGCGTCACGCCAGCATCATCGAGAGCGTGCGCTCCACCGGCGCCGCGGTGCGCCTGATCACCGACGGCGACGTCGCCGGCGTGATCCACTGCGCCGATCCCGACAACACCGGCGTCGACATGTATCTCGGCACGGGCGGCGCGCCGGAAGGCGTGCTCGCCGCCGTGGCGCTGCGTTGCATCGGCGGCCAGATGCAGTGCCGTCTGATCCTGGATTCCGGGGAGAAGATCGAGCGTGCCGCCAAGATGGGCGTCAACGACCCCAAGATGATCTACGGCATCGAGGACATGGCGCGCGGCGACTGCCTGTTCGCCGCCACCGGCGTCACCACGGGCTCGCTGCTGTCAGGCGTCAAGTTCCGCAAGGACGGCGTGATCGAGACCGAGACGGTGGTGATGCGCTCCGTCACCGGCACCGTGCGCTACATCAAGGCCGAGCACCGCGAGCTCGCCAAGTTCCATCTGGACTGA
- a CDS encoding haloacid dehalogenase type II, protein MSDLSAVKALVFDVFGTVVDWRTSLITDFMWWAKGRGINADWTALVDGWRGMYMASMDDVRQHPERGYVMLDDLHRRSLEKLVAQFAIKGLTDADLDYLTKGWHRLHPWPDSVAGLTRLKSKFVIAPLSNGNVALLTNMAKFAGLPWDLIMSAELFEHYKPDPETYLGAAKLLCLKPEEVMMVAAHNGDLAAAQKNGLKTAFVARPTEYGPLQKVDFEATGKWDIVAKDFGGIADRLGC, encoded by the coding sequence ATGTCCGATCTCTCCGCCGTCAAAGCCCTGGTCTTCGACGTGTTCGGCACCGTCGTGGATTGGCGCACCAGCCTGATCACCGACTTCATGTGGTGGGCAAAGGGCCGCGGCATCAACGCCGACTGGACCGCCCTGGTCGACGGCTGGCGCGGCATGTACATGGCCTCGATGGACGACGTGCGCCAGCATCCCGAGCGCGGCTACGTCATGCTCGACGATCTGCACCGCCGCTCGCTGGAGAAGCTGGTCGCACAGTTCGCGATCAAGGGTCTCACCGACGCCGATCTCGATTACCTCACCAAGGGCTGGCACCGGCTCCATCCCTGGCCGGACAGCGTCGCCGGCCTGACGCGGCTGAAATCGAAGTTCGTGATCGCGCCGCTCTCGAATGGCAACGTCGCGCTGCTCACCAACATGGCGAAGTTCGCCGGCCTGCCGTGGGACCTGATCATGTCGGCCGAGCTTTTCGAGCACTACAAGCCCGATCCCGAGACCTATCTCGGCGCAGCCAAGCTGCTGTGCCTGAAGCCCGAGGAGGTCATGATGGTTGCCGCCCACAATGGTGATCTCGCGGCCGCGCAGAAGAACGGGCTGAAGACGGCGTTCGTGGCACGGCCGACGGAATACGGTCCGCTGCAGAAGGTCGACTTCGAGGCGACCGGCAAGTGGGACATCGTCGCCAAGGATTTTGGCGGTATCGCCGACAGGCTGGGGTGCTAG